Within the Oryzias melastigma strain HK-1 linkage group LG8, ASM292280v2, whole genome shotgun sequence genome, the region attaacataaatgtaaaaacagtacAAACAACaagcaaaagaataaaactaaagtaaaaaagcaacaaaataacacagataaaagcaaaagtaaaaaaataaaacacacaagaagGGCAGAGTCCATTTAAACTGAGCTACAGAAGACTTTTTCCATTTGTCCTTCTCCAATAATGGAAAAATCCAGGGCtgtgttgtgattaattatTAGGTAAATCTTATATGACAATATAACAAAAAAGTCCAGAGAGAAAATTTGtccttcatttttaatgtctgaagttttaacatttttaaattgtgtgtACAAAGCACAttaacagtaagataagcagaactctaaagacttttatgtctgtaGTAttacttcaagaaaaaaaaaaaacgctgacaTGCAGCCATTAGAAACGAACCTGCtgacttaaaaaattaaaaaaatagttccgGTTACATAGCCCCAATTTTATGTATCAGTGGGCTGGTTTCTTCAAAACAGCCTTatccttcatcttctggacaaaaataagCAGTAAGAGGTTAACTTCTTCTCTGAACTGATgatttatttaacctatcatgACGATCAGCATATATATATCTTTACTTAGCTGCTGCTGTCGCAGTAATACGACAATGCGCCAGGCGAcagatcaaatagtccactttttgtgaaaaagcaatctaaaccaaaaaaatgacaagattaaaagtactaaaaatagatggaatatttatttgtaagtgttttaacgcacgcTGTGAAGCCTGAACAGCTGATGCAAAGTGAAGGTCTGTTTCTTGGCGAGGTGTCATTAATTTGCGAGGTGTAATAACTGTTTAAcgcattaattatttttgattatcacgctaacggttaaaaagttacagtgaatcaaagaacataaacactggagctcgggtgttaaaaggttaaccTATGAAGCGTGTTTTTGGATCATGGGAAGAAATCGTAGTGTCCGGAAAATATGCACGAGAGGAcccaataaataaaactaattaagACTAGATGTCTTACTTTCGGCTTCAACGAGAGTGAAATATTTGACGGTGGTGCCCTGGGAGTTTGAGGCAGTACAAGTGTAGACCCCCGGAACTGCAAAGGACAGAGTCTGGATGCTGTGGTCCCCGTTTATGGCTGTGCTTGGCATGTTTTGAGGGTAATGCCAGCTGTACGATGGCTTCGGATTCCCTTTGGCGCTGCAGTTTAATGTTACATTTCCCCTTGCAGGAATTTCCAGCGTCTCGTTCGCAGGCTCAGAGCAAACAGGTGTGTCTAAAAAATGAAAGGGAGAAAAGTGAAACCATGAGAGGAAgactcaaacacatttttagaggagataaaaataaatcttttaaaactcACAGAGTACAGTCAACCGATGCTGAACTGATTCTCTTGAAGGAGGACCACCCTCTGTCTGCAAGTTGAGCTTAGCAGTGCACCAGATCTCACTTCCATCATGGCTTCCATTGGCCGTCATTTTGAGGACAGACGACACATTGATCGGACGCTCATCCGAACGGTTAAAATGTTCTTCATAAACAGATACACTTCCAATGTACCAAATCACAGAGAGGTATCTTATTGGTGCGACATTCAAAATCGAACACGCTATTTCATATGGCTGACCCTCCCTCATGACGCCAATTTCATCAAGGGACTCGGATACAGACACACTATCTGGGGTTtctgcaaaagaagaaaaaaaacattttttttgactgaGTTGATTTCAAATATTGTGCAGGAAAAATCCAGAGAAAGTTACTCACTGTAAACCGTGACTTCTAGGACTGTTGTACACTGGTCATCAGGGGTATTGGCATAGCACATTGGATCAATTTTCCAAACATCCACTTTGTCGATTTTAAGTGGCAAAGAAGAAATCCCTTCTGTAAACTCTGTGCCATTCTTTGTAGACTCCCAACCCATTCCTTCAATCTCACTGCCTGAGGCATTGCAGATGGCTGTGAGGGGGTCTCCAAACTTAACCACACTCTGTTGGGGGCTGATCACAACTTCACAAGAACTCTCACTGGATCCTAGATGGAACATGTGAAATTTTATGTCAGAGAACAGGAGATGACATCAATTATGTCACATCTGTTATTTGTGgggaggattttatttttaggtttgaTCCCAATATGGACTCCTCCAACCCAACTAATCAGATTAATCCAATAAATAGAAAACTGATGGAAGGATTGGGGGTAATAGATATAATGTGAGAATTGTATCCAACTACCAAAGATTTTACACATTACTCagcatattttaaagtttatgccAGGttgattttttagtttatatttaagGTGGATACAATTAAGATTAAAGAATGCAGCATTTTAACCAAGAAATTACCTGATCACAATCCTGTCTCCCTGTTCATGAAACGgtctatggaaaaaaaaaaaacattgtggaAACTAAAGTCAAACCTACTCAATAACTAAATAATCGTGTCTAAAATATAGGAGGATACCAAAGcactttagaaataaatgaaatagattaGGTTTTCCCGATTATCTTATGGGACTCATTGAAAGCAGTAATGTGAAGCAAATTAATATCTATTGCCTCATATTTAAAGAAACCGTGGAACTTCAAGTGAAACTAAAATGGAAAGAATGGGAGGATGTCAATAATCCAATCCCCAggatagaaaaaagaaactaagaAAATTCAAGTTGAAATTAATGATATTCATACAGAGGAAGCCCAGAAATCTTTTTGAGATTTAAATATTATGAGATACGAGGAAAATCAGCTAAATATCTTGGATATAAACTGCAACAGCAGGAAAGTACTATTAAACAAGATTAAGGACCATAAAATAATTATCTTGGAAACCACACAGGAAGGAATTCAGGAatgttttaagggtttttttttagagttgtaTTCCCAACCTAATGcttttgatgaaaattatgcacatttttctcGACTCGCTGAATCTACCTTCAGTatcaaatattcaaaatgaaCATAGGGCGGCAATGTTTGCTGATGATGCATTGGTGTGTCTGGGGAATCCAGAGagattcatttaaataatgaatGTCTATTACTCTGACTGATTTGGGGAAAATTTCGGGTtacaaaatgaatattttaaagactCAGGTGATAACCCTTAATTATACAACCCCTCAaaccttaaacacaaaatttgaGTTAAATTGGGAACATGAAAATATCAAATACCTGGGAATACACTTAATCAAAGACCTTCCTGAACATTGTGAAGCAAATTTTGAGCCAGTATCCTTTAGCCTTGGTTCTAGAGTAGgtatattaaaaatgaacatactACCCATATTACTTTATCTATTTAGAAATTTACTTTTGGAGATGAGTGAAAACCAATTCAAGGAGTGGGATAAATGGATTTCTAGATTTAAGTGGGAGAGCCGGCGTGAACCGAGGAAAAAAATACTCCACCCTTAAACTTTCTAAGGAGAGGAAAGGACTGGGCCTCCTTTGCAAAAGGAATTATCTATGTGAGGTGGAGATCgaatgttatatttaaaaaaaaacgccaTGACTACAATCCCTTCTAAATCTTTTTCCAAATTATATAAtacactctctctctctctctagaTCTGATAACACGGTACAGTAACAGCAAATGGGAAAAGGAGCCAAAATTAAATTTAGCAGTTGAGACTTGGAAGAGTGTCTGCTCCTTAAAGTGGTTGACCTCCAGCTCTATGACCTGGAGAGGACACGACTGGAAAAACAtaagatattttaaaacacCAACATAAAGGTGATGATAGGACATGTTGAAGACAATGTGGGTTAACTACAGTTAATCATTTCCATATCTTCTGGGTTTGCCCCATCTTATTGACATTTTGTCCAGACCTCTCTGAGTGATGTGTTTGATACTCCAATACCCCTTTTCTTTAAGGTTTTATATTTgggttttgtacattttatggaATGCAAGTCTGAGATAAAACTACTTCAGCTACTTTTGGtggcatgtaaaaaaaaaaaacaatagcaaGGAGATGAGCCCATCCCAACCTGCTTTGGAGGATTGGGTGGGaattgttttagaaatattcagaaTGTACGTATATTAATACATGCCGACATATGTCAGCATTTATATCGATCTATAGGTTTATGCAGATTTATACTGTATGTATGGATACGTATGGTTAtacacttttactttatttgttttctctttctttttactttttctcacaGGAATTTTTTTGTACTGCGTGGACAATACAAGATTTATTAATGTTGGACCGAATCTAAACAAATATGGATGCATTTCTGCTTATGTTGATTAATATTGCAAAAGATgtctttacttcttttttttctcgctTTCTGTTGTCCATAACAGATaaaaattttatgtttgtttttcaagaatTCCTTGcgtttcttgcaagataatcaagtgcaaattaaacaaacaaaaagtctgtAAAAAATTTAAACTCTTTCAAAATCTTTGGTAAAAGAACACCAACGTCTAACagttttttaccataaaaactatagctttaaaatgaatttagacctttaaaaacagtttgataacTTGAAGGGTGGAACTTTCTCCAAAATCTCCAAACTAcaaattggctaaaaatggaTCGTGCTCAATACCACTTTGGTCTATTTCTATGTACTGGAACATCCCAAGATTTACCACATTTTAGTAAATTTGCTACATTTTAATGCATGAAGTTCGGCTTTTATGACAGACTGTGCTGTCAACAAAATTCCTCTCTGATGAAAACTTTCATGCATATTGTATTGAGTGATGGCAATTTGTATTGACCAGCTTACTTATTTTAGACCTTTTGATAAGCAATAATGATGGGAAAAAGCATACTGctacacattttaaagaattttacatttttcatggtGCACCTcaagtgtttaaataaaatgacagagtCAAAATGGTAACTCTGTTtggtgtttaataaaaaaatataatcaatttattacatttttttaagcaaatttgacaatttgtttaacaacttgcctcagactgGTCAATCTGTTTGGATCGTAGGATAataaattgattcattgattaagttgattaatcgttacacccctattaCAAACACATCCTCTAGATTAGATTTAAATTAACAAGCTAGGAGTCAGGAGAttaaagttttgacaaaaacagatgGCCAATCTATATTAAAATACCCAAAGTCTCaacaaatacaagtttttaGCAATGTACTAAGCTAAGATGTAAAGATAAgttgttgatttaaaaagacaaaatacataTGACAACAtctagtaaaaaatgttttaaagataatATTTGTGACTCCAAAGTTAAACCGGTTTATAAAAATGCTGGACGTGTAAAACAGTAAATGCTTGGGTTATTATGTGTAACAGAGTTCTCCACTGGACTGTATCGGTCcaaaggttaaaaacaaagttttactaaaaaaagcCCTCCATAGGCAACAATAACTATGGTTTTGTCAGCTGATAGGATAGCTATCCATTTAAGGGGATAAAAACAAGTCGTTGAAGCTGTTGAAAATTGActcctttttatatttaactcgtcaaatgtcaaaataaaagaacagtcGTCTAATAAGCTTCTTAATTACTaactcaaacttttattttgaaggaattaTTTGATTTCTGTAGAATCCCTCGATTGTAAACGAAAGCAAATGTCACCTACCTGTTTGGAAggttaagaagaaaaacacGAGGAGTGTCCACATGCTTTCACTTTGAAAGAGGGAACAAACAAAGAGTTGAAGCTCGGGAACCTCGAAGGAAAAGGAAAAGCgtggaaatgttttctgttttctctgtttctgcGTCGAGGAACTCAGGTGGGATGTTGCGTTTAAGGACGGCTCGGAAATATGTTTCGAGACACgcccttttcttttaaaaatgaaaatggatagtggggattttttttatctctcacATGAGTTTTGCAGCTACAACAGCGCCCCCACGAGGACATTTGACTGAATTTAAACGTTTCCACGTTATTTATGTGGCGTGCGcgtctcatgtttttttttattttcaagcaaaaatatataagagGCGGATTTTCTGCTAATTGAATCCTGAGATAAAAATCATAATATGTTTGGCATTGATGCTCCCAAccattaagcatttttttactgaataacACAAAAGAcacctacttttatttaataattttgcaATAAATTTAATGAAATAACTTATTTCCcagctttttgattttctttgtctcCGGTGAATAAATCGTTAATGTTTTGTTAA harbors:
- the LOC112145980 gene encoding cell adhesion molecule 3 isoform X1, encoding MWTLLVFFFLTFQTGSSESSCEVVISPQQSVVKFGDPLTAICNASGSEIEGMGWESTKNGTEFTEGISSLPLKIDKVDVWKIDPMCYANTPDDQCTTVLEVTVYKTPDSVSVSESLDEIGVMREGQPYEIACSILNVAPIRYLSVIWYIGSVSVYEEHFNRSDERPINVSSVLKMTANGSHDGSEIWCTAKLNLQTEGGPPSRESVQHRLTVLYTPVCSEPANETLEIPARGNVTLNCSAKGNPKPSYSWHYPQNMPSTAINGDHSIQTLSFAVPGVYTCTASNSQGTTVKYFTLVEAERDRTTFLVLLGVFLTLGVLIIVGGALFLTSSGRFSFKNCPPGSSSVI